Proteins encoded by one window of Halosolutus amylolyticus:
- the trxA gene encoding thioredoxin — protein sequence MSDSMDDERQRIREQKKRELRDRIENGAGTGDSGAVEGAESPDEPISIRGSDHLDEVVSEHDVVLVDCYADWCGPCQMLEPTIEALAAETDAAVAKVDVDANQRLAQQLGARGVPTLVLYADGEPVERMVGVQEKASLKGLIEQHS from the coding sequence ATGAGCGACTCCATGGACGACGAACGGCAACGGATCCGTGAGCAGAAGAAACGAGAGTTGCGCGACCGCATCGAGAACGGGGCCGGAACGGGCGACAGCGGCGCCGTCGAAGGAGCGGAGAGCCCGGACGAGCCGATCAGCATCCGGGGCAGCGACCACCTCGACGAGGTCGTCAGTGAGCACGACGTCGTCCTCGTCGACTGCTACGCCGACTGGTGTGGGCCGTGCCAGATGCTCGAACCGACGATCGAGGCCCTCGCCGCGGAGACCGACGCCGCCGTCGCGAAGGTCGACGTCGACGCCAACCAGCGGCTGGCCCAGCAACTGGGCGCTCGCGGCGTCCCGACGCTGGTCCTCTACGCCGACGGCGAACCGGTCGAGCGCATGGTCGGCGTCCAGGAGAAGGCGTCGCTGAAGGGACTCATCGAACAGCACAGCTAG
- a CDS encoding DoxX family protein, whose protein sequence is MAVEEVQLRSTVAGLTASGKVHTLSVWFILALRLMMGIAFFQSGIDKVLSGEFSAGGYLTGAVPGNGSPAADLFVAMGNTPWFVDFVNVAVPWGEVFIGLGLIFGVLTRLAAFWGAFMMLLFYLGNWDVAHGYINGDFAYMLVFLSVAAFGAGRILGLDAYIEQYEVDGRPLVERYPWTRYVLG, encoded by the coding sequence ATGGCTGTCGAAGAGGTTCAACTCCGAAGTACGGTCGCAGGACTAACGGCGAGCGGCAAGGTCCACACGCTGAGCGTCTGGTTCATCCTCGCGCTCAGGCTGATGATGGGGATCGCGTTCTTCCAGAGCGGGATCGACAAGGTGCTGTCGGGAGAGTTCAGCGCCGGCGGCTACCTGACGGGGGCCGTCCCAGGAAACGGAAGTCCGGCCGCGGACCTGTTCGTCGCCATGGGGAACACGCCGTGGTTCGTCGACTTCGTGAACGTCGCCGTTCCGTGGGGTGAGGTCTTCATCGGCCTCGGGCTCATCTTCGGCGTCCTGACGCGCCTCGCCGCGTTCTGGGGCGCGTTCATGATGTTGCTGTTCTACCTCGGCAACTGGGACGTCGCGCACGGCTACATCAACGGCGACTTCGCGTACATGCTCGTGTTCCTCTCGGTCGCCGCGTTCGGCGCCGGGCGAATCCTCGGCCTCGATGCCTACATCGAGCAGTACGAGGTCGACGGACGACCGCTCGTCGAGCGTTACCCCTGGACGCGGTACGTCCTCGGGTGA
- a CDS encoding SHOCT domain-containing protein produces the protein MSQLSDALGRYAGRVTAIGAVLLVVATTAGAAQGPGHGGGTMGGWGAFGGWMFLWPVLLLGVLALLVFWAGDRGRDVDGGRSDRALAELRERYARGDLSDEEFERRRRNLRTQG, from the coding sequence ATGAGCCAACTATCTGACGCACTCGGACGGTACGCGGGACGGGTCACGGCGATCGGTGCCGTTCTCCTCGTCGTCGCGACGACGGCAGGTGCCGCCCAGGGCCCCGGCCACGGCGGCGGAACGATGGGCGGCTGGGGAGCGTTCGGCGGCTGGATGTTCCTCTGGCCGGTCCTGCTCCTCGGCGTGCTCGCACTCCTGGTCTTCTGGGCCGGCGATCGAGGGCGCGACGTCGACGGCGGCCGGTCCGATCGGGCGCTCGCGGAACTGCGCGAACGATACGCACGGGGCGACCTCTCCGACGAAGAGTTCGAACGACGACGGCGGAACCTGCGAACGCAGGGGTGA
- a CDS encoding bacterio-opsin activator domain-containing protein — protein sequence MSLVLVASILLRLVGTGYSVLLLSRSGDRRFAFLSVMLGLMASRQLWTLLAAGGGGLAELPGLVVSVLAVATVHYLSQYVEEEARIKAELAAANDRLRSFRKAVEHAGHAIFLTDPDGTIEYANPATEDVSGYAPADVVGETPALWKSGEHDEAFYEDLWGTITDGEVWDGEIVNRRKNGDLCWVDMTIAPITDESGTVEQFVAVDTDVTERKERELRIQEQHAELEVLNTTNEIVRDVNRELLRADSKAEVEAIACERFASAGPYESAWVAARNAVTDTVRSHTSAGIDEGTLTGIVTAVNDADRQTVVDRALETETTHVVRTCDAGRPACERKTCECHSYGGAAATVAIPLTYRDAHYGALVLHASDAGTAAALDGEILDELGETIAYAITATESQRSLVTDRVTALTFTLTPDDDPLVALAAALECDLDLERVTTGADGDLAAFVTLQGENLDADDVLASVAAADDLAAVQPIRDADAVLVRVTVPAGSVVATLANYGAVVRSLTADGAAGTLVAELAETADVRSVVEAVSQTHPGADLVGQRERDRSPETRGQFRSTIEDRVTDRQLEALQLAHFGGFFAWPRESSGDELADRMGVCQSTYLQHLRAGQRKVFETFFDPDRATDAGQPPGIAADTAGADYSSS from the coding sequence ATGAGTCTCGTCCTCGTAGCATCGATCCTGCTCAGGCTCGTTGGGACCGGCTACTCGGTCCTGTTGCTGTCCCGGAGCGGAGACCGGCGATTCGCCTTCCTGAGCGTGATGCTCGGGCTGATGGCGTCGCGACAGCTCTGGACGCTCCTGGCCGCGGGCGGCGGCGGGCTGGCGGAGCTTCCCGGACTCGTCGTGAGCGTCCTCGCGGTCGCGACGGTCCACTACCTCTCGCAGTACGTCGAGGAGGAGGCCCGGATCAAGGCCGAACTGGCCGCCGCGAACGACCGGTTGCGGAGCTTCCGAAAAGCCGTCGAACACGCCGGCCACGCGATCTTCCTGACCGATCCCGACGGGACGATCGAGTACGCGAACCCCGCGACGGAGGACGTTTCGGGGTACGCGCCGGCGGACGTCGTCGGGGAGACGCCCGCCCTGTGGAAGTCCGGCGAGCACGACGAGGCCTTCTACGAGGATCTCTGGGGGACCATCACCGACGGCGAGGTCTGGGACGGCGAGATCGTCAACCGGCGGAAGAACGGCGACCTGTGCTGGGTCGACATGACGATCGCACCGATCACCGACGAGTCGGGGACGGTCGAGCAGTTCGTCGCGGTCGACACGGACGTGACCGAGCGCAAGGAGCGCGAACTCCGGATCCAGGAGCAACACGCCGAACTCGAGGTGCTGAACACCACCAACGAGATCGTCCGGGACGTCAACCGCGAACTGCTCCGGGCGGACTCGAAAGCCGAGGTGGAAGCGATCGCCTGCGAACGATTCGCGAGCGCCGGCCCCTACGAGTCGGCGTGGGTCGCCGCCCGGAACGCGGTCACCGACACCGTCCGCTCGCACACGAGCGCCGGCATCGACGAGGGAACGCTGACCGGAATCGTCACCGCGGTCAACGACGCCGATCGGCAGACGGTCGTCGATCGAGCCCTCGAGACGGAGACGACCCACGTGGTCCGGACCTGCGACGCGGGACGGCCGGCCTGCGAACGGAAGACCTGCGAGTGTCACTCTTACGGCGGCGCGGCCGCGACGGTCGCCATTCCGCTTACCTATCGCGACGCGCACTACGGCGCGCTCGTGCTCCACGCGAGCGACGCCGGCACCGCCGCCGCGCTGGACGGCGAGATCCTCGACGAACTCGGCGAGACGATCGCCTACGCCATCACCGCCACGGAGAGCCAGCGCTCGCTGGTCACCGATCGCGTCACCGCGCTCACGTTTACGCTGACGCCCGACGACGATCCGCTGGTAGCGCTCGCGGCGGCCCTCGAGTGCGACCTCGACCTCGAGCGGGTGACGACCGGTGCCGACGGCGACCTCGCCGCGTTCGTCACCCTCCAGGGCGAGAACCTCGACGCCGACGACGTGCTGGCGTCCGTCGCGGCGGCCGACGACCTCGCGGCCGTCCAGCCGATCCGCGACGCCGACGCGGTGCTGGTTCGCGTCACCGTGCCGGCGGGATCGGTCGTCGCCACGCTCGCGAACTACGGCGCGGTCGTCCGATCGCTCACCGCCGACGGAGCCGCGGGGACGCTGGTGGCGGAACTCGCCGAGACGGCCGACGTGCGAAGCGTCGTCGAGGCGGTCTCCCAGACGCATCCGGGAGCGGACCTGGTGGGCCAGCGCGAACGCGATCGGTCGCCCGAGACCCGCGGCCAGTTCCGGTCGACGATCGAGGATCGCGTCACCGATCGACAGCTCGAGGCGCTCCAGCTGGCTCACTTCGGCGGCTTCTTCGCGTGGCCGCGCGAGTCGAGCGGCGACGAACTGGCCGACAGGATGGGCGTCTGTCAGTCGACGTACCTCCAGCACCTCCGGGCCGGCCAGCGGAAGGTCTTCGAGACGTTCTTCGACCCCGATCGGGCGACGGACGCCGGCCAGCCGCCGGGAATCGCGGCCGACACGGCCGGCGCGGACTATAGTAGCTCCTGA
- a CDS encoding DUF1641 domain-containing protein, protein MSETESTTAAEAEEPTLEELVAENPDEVARFLERIDVVNDLLDTADLATAAMDDRMVQELSGTATNLAGAADGLATDEVARLGEATGENADDLAEAIETLAQLQRSGTLDDLVALADVAALGSSAMDDEMVTKLAATGTSLGEVADTAADDDVARTLETVLEAVGDASAEPTEPLGVRGLMRALRDLDVRRGLGFAIAVARNLGKRLR, encoded by the coding sequence ATGTCCGAGACCGAATCCACGACCGCCGCCGAGGCAGAGGAACCGACCCTCGAGGAACTCGTCGCCGAGAACCCCGACGAGGTCGCGCGGTTCCTCGAGCGCATCGACGTCGTCAACGACCTGCTCGACACCGCGGACCTGGCGACCGCCGCGATGGACGATCGCATGGTCCAGGAACTGTCCGGCACCGCGACGAACCTCGCTGGCGCGGCCGACGGGCTGGCGACCGACGAGGTCGCACGACTCGGCGAGGCGACCGGGGAGAACGCCGACGACCTCGCCGAGGCGATCGAGACGCTCGCCCAGTTGCAGCGATCGGGGACGCTCGACGACCTCGTGGCTCTCGCGGACGTCGCCGCGCTCGGTTCGTCCGCGATGGACGACGAGATGGTGACCAAACTCGCGGCGACCGGCACCAGTCTCGGCGAGGTGGCCGACACGGCGGCCGACGACGACGTCGCCCGCACGCTCGAGACGGTGCTCGAGGCCGTCGGTGACGCGAGCGCCGAACCGACGGAACCGCTCGGCGTCCGCGGACTGATGCGTGCCCTCCGCGACCTGGACGTTCGCCGCGGTCTCGGGTTCGCGATCGCCGTCGCCCGGAACCTGGGCAAGCGGCTTCGGTAG
- a CDS encoding sulfurtransferase TusA family protein, whose translation MTEITEPDVTIDSKDATCPGPLMDLIGKVKTLDQGTVVELQTTERNSTTDVPEWLEKAGHDLLEIEEHDDHWNIYIEVN comes from the coding sequence ATGACAGAGATTACCGAACCAGACGTGACGATCGACTCGAAAGACGCAACGTGTCCCGGCCCGCTGATGGACCTCATCGGGAAGGTGAAAACGCTCGATCAAGGCACCGTGGTCGAACTCCAGACCACCGAACGAAACTCCACGACCGACGTGCCGGAGTGGCTGGAGAAAGCGGGCCACGACCTGCTCGAGATCGAGGAGCACGACGACCACTGGAACATCTACATCGAGGTCAACTAA
- a CDS encoding DUF1684 domain-containing protein: protein MTTDWRQAIETQRAEKDQYFGESRHSPLPPDEREEFDGLAYYPIDADYRFELPLERYDDPERVVVGTSTDGEREYLRWGEFRFTVGGENVTLQAYKSDPDDDRLWVPFRDATSGEETYGAGRYLDLEPETHRTDEGAWILDFNEAYNPTCAYSDRYECPLPSTENWLGVPIEAGEKAYH, encoded by the coding sequence ATGACAACCGACTGGAGACAGGCGATCGAGACGCAGCGGGCGGAGAAAGACCAGTACTTCGGCGAGAGCCGACACTCGCCGCTGCCGCCGGACGAGCGCGAGGAGTTCGACGGCCTCGCGTACTACCCGATCGACGCGGACTACCGGTTCGAACTCCCGCTCGAACGGTACGACGATCCCGAACGGGTAGTCGTCGGCACGAGCACGGACGGCGAGCGGGAGTACCTGCGCTGGGGCGAGTTCCGGTTCACCGTCGGCGGCGAAAACGTCACGCTGCAGGCTTACAAGTCCGATCCCGACGACGATCGGCTCTGGGTCCCGTTCCGCGACGCGACGAGCGGCGAGGAGACCTACGGCGCGGGGCGGTACCTCGATCTCGAACCGGAGACCCACCGGACGGACGAAGGGGCCTGGATCCTCGACTTCAACGAGGCGTACAACCCGACGTGCGCGTACTCCGACCGGTACGAGTGTCCGCTCCCGTCGACGGAGAACTGGCTCGGGGTGCCGATCGAGGCCGGCGAGAAGGCCTACCACTGA
- a CDS encoding cytochrome ubiquinol oxidase subunit I → MIDPVLGSRLQFALTTIVHIIFPVMSMGLAPFLVYFTWKDIRTGKPIYEQLRRFWTRIFAVSFVVGTVTGIVLEFEFGTNFAAFSTTAGELFGGPLALEGMMAFMLEATFLGIFVFGRDRVGDVLYMISAVAVGLGTWLSAVWILIANSWMQTPRGYELATENGQTIVHLVDPIAAYANPRFPWMFVHMQNAAVESVALFMAGLGAYFVFRHHVWGYSVENVGFWETTLKIGLVALLISAPLQVLHGDLYARHVFETQPQKFAAMEAVWETESYVPEYIVAFPTSLQDLLDPRAKDIFGIGIPGGASWLASGGDPQATIQGLNEFDGPQPPVAIVFWAFRIMVALGFWFVLLAVWGGYRWWRGELLEDDLLHKALMASTPLGILAVELGWIVTEVGRQPWVIQDVLRTSDGVSPGLTGAETTVTLAGFAVVYLGLLALYTYVVVRIIRAGPPEVDGPGVADPVETPASEVQVDD, encoded by the coding sequence ATGATCGATCCAGTCCTCGGCAGTCGATTGCAGTTCGCGCTCACGACGATCGTCCACATCATCTTCCCGGTGATGAGCATGGGGCTCGCGCCCTTCCTCGTCTACTTCACGTGGAAGGACATCCGCACCGGGAAACCGATCTACGAGCAGTTACGCAGGTTCTGGACGCGGATCTTCGCCGTCAGCTTCGTCGTCGGCACCGTGACGGGCATCGTCCTCGAGTTCGAGTTCGGCACCAACTTCGCGGCGTTCTCGACGACCGCCGGCGAACTCTTCGGCGGCCCGCTCGCGCTCGAGGGGATGATGGCGTTCATGCTCGAGGCGACCTTCCTCGGCATCTTCGTCTTCGGGCGCGATCGGGTGGGTGACGTGCTGTACATGATTTCTGCGGTCGCCGTCGGACTCGGGACGTGGCTCTCGGCGGTCTGGATCCTGATCGCCAACTCGTGGATGCAGACGCCGCGGGGCTACGAACTGGCCACCGAGAACGGCCAGACGATCGTCCACCTGGTCGATCCGATCGCGGCCTACGCCAACCCGCGCTTCCCGTGGATGTTCGTCCACATGCAAAACGCCGCCGTCGAGTCCGTCGCGCTGTTCATGGCCGGCCTCGGCGCCTACTTCGTCTTCAGACACCACGTCTGGGGCTACTCGGTCGAGAACGTCGGGTTCTGGGAGACGACGCTCAAGATCGGGCTCGTCGCCCTGCTCATCAGCGCGCCGTTGCAGGTGCTCCACGGCGACCTGTACGCCCGCCACGTCTTCGAGACCCAGCCCCAGAAGTTCGCCGCGATGGAGGCCGTCTGGGAGACCGAGTCCTACGTCCCCGAGTACATCGTCGCCTTCCCGACGAGCCTCCAGGACCTGCTCGATCCGCGCGCCAAGGACATCTTCGGCATCGGCATCCCCGGCGGCGCGTCGTGGCTCGCCAGCGGCGGCGATCCCCAGGCGACGATCCAGGGCTTGAACGAGTTCGACGGGCCGCAACCGCCCGTCGCGATCGTCTTCTGGGCGTTCCGGATCATGGTCGCGCTCGGGTTCTGGTTCGTCCTGCTCGCCGTCTGGGGCGGCTACCGCTGGTGGCGCGGCGAACTCCTCGAGGACGACCTCCTGCACAAGGCGCTGATGGCATCGACGCCGCTCGGAATCCTCGCGGTCGAACTGGGCTGGATCGTCACGGAGGTCGGTCGCCAGCCGTGGGTCATCCAGGACGTCCTGCGAACGAGCGACGGCGTGTCGCCGGGCCTCACCGGCGCCGAGACGACGGTGACCCTCGCCGGCTTCGCCGTCGTCTACCTCGGACTGCTCGCGCTCTACACGTACGTCGTCGTTCGGATCATCCGTGCCGGGCCGCCGGAGGTGGACGGTCCCGGAGTGGCCGACCCAGTGGAGACGCCCGCCTCGGAGGTGCAGGTCGATGACTGA
- a CDS encoding VIT1/CCC1 transporter family protein → MASLRSLLADEEVRSISRRYFISNGFDGTLTSIGIVVGAYLSGVSEGITVVTIGLGAAIGLGTSGVWSVWEIERAEKQAKLLRIERAMLTDLDGTTPQERQAEARKINAIASGIGPLIGIVLPLLPFLAHDVLFTLLEATLVGVAVGVAVLFTFGAYLGSISKQNWIVAGIRMGLAGIVVAFLNLFLPG, encoded by the coding sequence GTGGCTTCCCTTCGAAGCCTCCTCGCGGACGAGGAGGTCAGGTCGATTTCCCGGCGGTACTTCATCTCCAACGGGTTCGACGGCACGCTGACGAGCATCGGGATCGTCGTCGGCGCGTATCTCTCGGGCGTCTCCGAGGGGATCACCGTGGTCACGATCGGCCTGGGCGCGGCCATCGGCCTGGGAACCTCGGGCGTCTGGAGCGTCTGGGAGATCGAACGCGCCGAGAAACAGGCGAAACTGCTGCGGATCGAGCGGGCCATGCTGACCGACCTCGACGGGACGACGCCCCAGGAGCGCCAGGCCGAGGCCAGGAAGATCAACGCGATCGCGAGCGGGATCGGGCCGCTCATCGGGATCGTCCTGCCGCTCCTGCCCTTCCTCGCTCACGACGTCCTTTTCACCCTGCTCGAGGCGACGCTCGTCGGCGTCGCGGTCGGCGTGGCCGTGCTCTTTACGTTCGGCGCGTATCTCGGCTCGATCTCGAAGCAAAACTGGATCGTCGCCGGGATCAGGATGGGGCTCGCGGGGATCGTGGTCGCGTTTCTCAACCTCTTCCTGCCCGGCTGA
- a CDS encoding 4Fe-4S dicluster domain-containing protein: protein MSSADEPMPSVPESAGEEYDAMVDVESTDPRDELAKTTYRTDLGIEMAEDARRVSRGELSSDAYWEKYDGEAAAEFGEAYHETPNPAVDCADGTIDDETAESLGCSVGSMASVAEALQDGEEGDESEGDDADDPRWGMVIDLQKCIGCESCTVACKAENRTPPGVSYNVVLEREQGEYPNVTRTNVPRPCMQCEKPPCVQVCPVSATYKMDNGVVNIDYDRCIGCRYCMVACPYDARYFDFGENYDGEFEEDGEVTSPEYGMDRGPREDGESPIGNVRKCNFCHHRLERGEEPACVETCVGDARYMGDLEDTDSEVNELASSSRAFQLKEKEGTDPNVYYLK, encoded by the coding sequence ATGAGCAGTGCGGACGAGCCGATGCCGAGCGTCCCCGAGTCGGCCGGGGAGGAGTACGACGCCATGGTCGACGTCGAGTCGACGGATCCGCGGGACGAACTCGCGAAGACGACGTATCGAACCGACCTCGGCATCGAGATGGCCGAGGACGCGCGTCGCGTGAGCCGCGGCGAGCTGTCGAGCGACGCGTACTGGGAGAAGTACGACGGCGAGGCGGCCGCGGAGTTCGGCGAGGCCTACCACGAGACGCCGAACCCGGCGGTCGACTGTGCCGACGGGACGATCGACGACGAGACGGCCGAGTCGCTCGGCTGTTCGGTCGGGTCGATGGCGAGCGTCGCCGAGGCGCTCCAGGACGGCGAGGAAGGCGACGAGAGCGAGGGTGACGACGCAGACGACCCGCGCTGGGGGATGGTCATCGACCTCCAGAAGTGCATCGGCTGCGAGTCCTGTACGGTCGCGTGCAAGGCCGAGAACCGGACGCCGCCGGGCGTCTCGTACAACGTCGTCCTGGAGCGTGAGCAGGGCGAGTACCCGAACGTCACCCGGACGAACGTGCCCCGCCCGTGCATGCAGTGTGAGAAGCCGCCCTGCGTGCAGGTGTGTCCGGTTAGCGCGACGTACAAGATGGACAACGGCGTCGTGAACATCGACTACGATCGGTGTATCGGCTGTCGGTACTGCATGGTCGCGTGTCCGTACGACGCGCGGTACTTCGACTTCGGAGAGAACTACGACGGTGAATTCGAGGAAGACGGCGAGGTCACCAGTCCCGAGTACGGGATGGACCGCGGGCCGCGCGAGGACGGCGAGTCCCCGATCGGCAACGTGCGGAAGTGTAACTTCTGTCACCACCGCCTCGAGCGCGGCGAAGAGCCGGCCTGCGTCGAGACCTGCGTCGGCGACGCCCGCTACATGGGCGACCTCGAGGATACCGACAGCGAGGTGAACGAACTGGCCTCCTCCTCCCGCGCGTTCCAGCTGAAGGAGAAGGAGGGGACCGACCCGAACGTCTACTACCTCAAGTGA
- a CDS encoding NAD(P)/FAD-dependent oxidoreductase: protein MHRIAIVGGGTGGTVLANRLANELQPELESGEVEVRLITADRDHVYKPTFLYVPFGKKTVDDARRPIEDLVDRRVSLTIGEVTGVDTDTKKLTFADSSILAYDQLVLATGASLDPEAVPGLAEGGHHFYGPEGAEALRDDLAEFTEGHLVLSVVGVPHMCPAAPVEFTLMVDDWLRERGRREDVDITYTYPINRAHGLQSIADWATDLFEERDIDFETFFNVDEIDPDAEVIQTVEGSEMDYDLLVAIPPHAGSDLVTDAGLGEDGWVDVDKHTLEATNAEDVYAIGDIADVPTSKAGSVAHYEAGVVADRLASRARGTVPTATYDGKTVCFLEAGMDEATFIEFSYGEEPFVREPSKPLHWAKLGYNESYWLTARGLL, encoded by the coding sequence ATGCACCGAATCGCGATCGTCGGCGGCGGAACGGGCGGTACAGTACTCGCGAACCGACTCGCGAACGAACTCCAGCCGGAACTCGAGTCCGGCGAGGTCGAGGTCCGGCTGATCACGGCCGATCGGGACCACGTCTACAAACCGACCTTCCTGTACGTGCCGTTCGGGAAGAAGACGGTCGACGACGCCAGACGGCCGATCGAGGACCTGGTGGACCGCCGGGTCTCGCTCACGATCGGCGAGGTCACCGGCGTCGACACGGACACGAAGAAGCTGACGTTCGCCGACAGCTCGATCCTCGCCTACGACCAGCTCGTGCTGGCGACCGGCGCGTCCCTCGACCCGGAGGCCGTCCCCGGACTCGCCGAGGGCGGTCACCACTTCTACGGGCCCGAGGGTGCCGAGGCACTGCGGGACGACCTCGCCGAGTTCACCGAGGGCCACCTCGTGTTGAGCGTCGTCGGTGTGCCGCACATGTGCCCGGCCGCGCCCGTCGAGTTCACCCTGATGGTCGACGACTGGCTCCGCGAGCGGGGCCGGCGCGAAGACGTCGACATCACCTACACGTACCCGATCAACCGCGCCCACGGGCTCCAGTCGATCGCGGACTGGGCGACCGACCTGTTCGAGGAGCGCGACATCGACTTCGAGACGTTCTTCAACGTCGACGAGATCGACCCCGACGCGGAGGTCATCCAGACGGTCGAGGGCTCCGAGATGGACTACGACCTGCTCGTGGCCATCCCGCCCCACGCGGGGAGCGACCTCGTGACCGACGCGGGGCTGGGCGAGGACGGCTGGGTCGACGTCGACAAGCACACCCTCGAGGCGACCAACGCCGAGGACGTCTACGCGATCGGTGACATCGCGGACGTCCCGACGAGCAAGGCGGGCAGCGTCGCCCACTACGAGGCGGGCGTCGTCGCCGATCGACTCGCCAGCCGCGCCCGCGGGACGGTCCCCACGGCGACCTACGACGGCAAGACCGTCTGCTTCCTCGAGGCGGGGATGGACGAGGCCACGTTCATCGAGTTCAGCTACGGCGAGGAGCCGTTCGTCCGCGAGCCGTCGAAACCGCTCCACTGGGCGAAACTCGGCTACAACGAGTCCTACTGGCTGACCGCACGGGGGTTACTGTAG
- the cydB gene encoding cytochrome d ubiquinol oxidase subunit II, producing the protein MTDPASLASEPLFGLPLAELWFGLLFFIFATFLFLDGFDFGVGALFATREDDDEREQLLAAIGPFWDGNEVWLVVFGGAMFAAFPAVYANLFSRHYLLMFAILGALIFRGLAPEMYEQRHDAAWQRWWGRAFIVGSLTAPFFLGMFTANWLLGATTIVTLPGLVVGLAVVALTVVDGVAFLRLKTRGDLREDLRTDGYRALAAYLVLIVVTLGYVYAAAPALRSSLFSAPVAALVLATLVLAGVYAAATLADRYYVAFGAAAGLVFALVGIVAGLMYPAIDRAGGLTVETAIVSTLPLNLMSIGAAVLLPLIFVYFAVLYSAFSGPIEAGESY; encoded by the coding sequence ATGACTGACCCGGCCTCGCTCGCGTCCGAACCGCTGTTCGGCCTGCCGCTCGCCGAGCTCTGGTTCGGCCTGCTGTTCTTCATCTTCGCAACCTTCCTCTTTCTCGACGGCTTCGATTTCGGGGTCGGCGCACTGTTCGCGACCCGCGAGGACGACGACGAGCGCGAGCAGTTGCTGGCCGCGATCGGGCCGTTCTGGGACGGCAACGAGGTGTGGCTCGTCGTCTTCGGCGGTGCCATGTTCGCGGCCTTCCCGGCCGTCTACGCCAACCTGTTCAGCCGCCACTACCTGCTGATGTTCGCCATCCTGGGCGCGCTCATCTTTCGCGGCCTCGCCCCCGAGATGTACGAACAGCGCCACGACGCGGCGTGGCAGCGGTGGTGGGGCCGGGCGTTCATCGTCGGCAGCCTCACGGCCCCGTTCTTCCTGGGGATGTTCACGGCGAACTGGTTGCTCGGTGCGACGACGATCGTCACGCTTCCGGGACTCGTCGTCGGCCTGGCCGTCGTCGCGCTGACCGTCGTCGACGGGGTTGCCTTCCTCCGGCTGAAAACGCGAGGCGACCTGCGCGAGGACCTCCGGACGGACGGCTACCGCGCGCTCGCGGCCTATCTCGTCCTGATCGTGGTGACGCTGGGATACGTCTACGCGGCGGCACCCGCGCTCCGATCGTCCCTGTTCTCCGCGCCGGTCGCCGCGCTCGTCCTCGCGACGCTCGTCCTCGCCGGAGTGTACGCGGCGGCGACGCTGGCGGACCGCTACTACGTGGCGTTCGGCGCCGCCGCGGGCCTCGTCTTCGCCCTGGTCGGGATCGTCGCCGGCCTGATGTATCCCGCTATCGATCGCGCCGGCGGGCTGACGGTCGAGACGGCCATCGTCTCGACGCTCCCGCTCAACCTCATGTCGATCGGGGCGGCCGTCCTGCTCCCGCTGATATTCGTCTACTTCGCGGTCCTCTACTCCGCGTTCAGCGGGCCGATCGAGGCGGGTGAGTCCTACTGA
- a CDS encoding helix-turn-helix domain-containing protein, producing the protein MPRAKLTVHIPESLWIHEVSTTHPDVTFRVTSVLPGTDVATGVVELTASNPVPILAAMEARDDVRDLELLWTHDETALLQVETAEPSLLVPMQRAGVPIETPFEVADGVVTWELTTSADRLSALGESLDENGIAYRIERVHAVDASRATQLLTDRQLEVFLAALEAGYYEVPREATLTDVASSLEVTKSTCSDVLHRAESAIAHWFAEEHVAAASRDR; encoded by the coding sequence ATGCCTCGCGCGAAGCTCACCGTCCACATTCCCGAATCGCTCTGGATTCACGAAGTCTCGACGACACATCCGGACGTCACGTTCCGGGTCACCTCGGTGCTTCCCGGGACGGACGTCGCGACCGGCGTCGTCGAACTGACGGCGTCGAACCCGGTCCCGATACTCGCCGCCATGGAAGCGCGAGACGACGTCCGCGACCTCGAGTTGCTGTGGACCCACGACGAGACGGCGCTCCTCCAGGTGGAGACGGCCGAGCCCTCGCTGCTCGTCCCGATGCAACGCGCGGGCGTCCCGATCGAGACACCGTTCGAGGTCGCGGACGGCGTCGTGACCTGGGAACTGACGACGAGCGCGGATCGGCTGTCGGCCCTCGGCGAGTCGCTCGACGAGAACGGGATCGCCTACCGCATCGAGCGCGTCCACGCGGTCGATGCGAGTCGCGCGACGCAGCTGTTGACCGATCGCCAGCTCGAGGTCTTTCTCGCCGCCCTCGAGGCGGGCTACTACGAGGTTCCGCGCGAGGCGACGCTGACGGACGTCGCGTCGTCGCTCGAGGTCACCAAGTCGACCTGTAGCGACGTCCTCCACCGGGCGGAGAGCGCGATCGCCCACTGGTTCGCCGAGGAACACGTCGCCGCCGCCTCGCGCGATCGGTGA